In Candidatus Aminicenantes bacterium, the DNA window GGTGAAGTCCCATGACGCGCTGGGTTACCACGGCATCGGCATTTCCTTTTTCCAGTTCCCGGAACGCCTCTTCAAAGGTATGGGTGGTTGAGATTTCGGCCGCAATCTTTTCTCGACGCAGGAATTCTTCGGCGTTGTCGCCCTTCATCACCGCGACGTGTTTACCCTCCAGGTCGGCTGGTGAATGGATGCTCCGGGTTTCTTTACGCACGAACACGGCGCCGTGGAGAGACAGGTAGGGCATGGAGAAATCAAAAAGCGCTTCCCTTTCCGGGGTTCGTCCCACCAGCGGCAGGGCGTCGATTCTCCCCGTGGCCAGGTCGGCTTTGATCCGGTTCCATACGCCGATGCGGATGTGGACGGCTAAGCCCACCGCCTCGGCCGCGGCCTGGAAAAGCTCGACGGAAAAACCCGTGGCTTCGCCGTTCTCGTCCACCATGCAGAAGGGGGGATAATCGGGTTCCGAGGCGATGTTCACGGAGGCGCGCAAGTGGGGTTGATTCGACATGTTTTCTTCGGCCTGGGCGTGCAGGCCGGCGCAAAGGATCAACAGGAGCGGGATAAGCGAAAGCTTGCGTGAAATCGGGGTCATGTTTTCTTTTTCTTCAGCCCTTTGATTTCATCCCGGAGCTCTTTCATGCGCAACTCCCGTTCAATGGTGACATCGTGAAAATGCTCCAGTTCCAATACCCGTTCCTGTAGTTCGTGGGTTTTTTTGGCTACTTCCGACTCCAGTTGATCCTTCATTCGCCTCAGATCCTGTTCAACCTGGAAATGATCGGTGACGTCGCTGACATAAGCCAGATGCCTGTCCGGGGATATTTTGACCGCGTTCACGGACCAATACCCGTGCTCGCCGTTTTTTTTCACAAAAGGAAAAATCGCCGAGGCTTTTCCCTCGGTCGATACCTGGCTGAAATGGCTGCCCGCCGCCTTTCGGGATTTGACGGGGATTAAATCCCGAAGGTTCTTGTGCAGCAATTCCTCCCGGGAATACCCGGTTAAGGATTCAGCCGCGGGGTTGACATCAAGGTAATTTCCGTTCTCATCGACCACGAAAACCGCGTACGGGGAGTATTCAATATAACTCCTGAATTTGCTTTCCTCTTCGCGAAGCCGGCGGTGGATTGTCTTTAGTTTTATGGATTTTGACAAGGAATTTTTGATCAAGACCAGAATGAACCCCAGGATGGGAAGCAGGATTACCAGGGCAACCCATGTCGGCAACTTGAATCGGTCCGTCGATACCGGCTGGGCGCACTTTTCCATGTAATCGGCCAGCTTGCGGTAGTAAAATGAGCGCGGGGTTTTGATCCACTCATCCAGGCATTTGTCTATGGCGGCAAGGAGCTCGTGGTTTTCGCCTTTTTTTGACGCGAAATACAAAGATACCGGGTTGATCAATACTGGAGTGGGCTTCAGGCCGTAACGGGCGTAGTTCCGGGCGCCGAAAAACACGTTCACGATCACGGCATCCGCGATTTCCTTCTGGACGAATACGAAAGCTTCCCCAAAAGAGTTTGCCGAAACCATGGTAAAGTCATATCCGAATCCACTCATCAACTGTTGGAACTTCTCTTC includes these proteins:
- a CDS encoding transporter substrate-binding domain-containing protein encodes the protein MDKQKATSLWGGEPPSICRRSHRTRLILSLLGFYLVMNAAVIGKDTVVRVGIYQNEPKIYLDEQGKPAGIFVDLLNVIARKEGWKLDYVPCYWEQCIEGLQTKRIDLMPDVAFSPQRSKTLEFNNIPVFNSWSQVYARPGAPLERFADLQNKHVVLMKGSVQEEKFQQLMSGFGYDFTMVSANSFGEAFVFVQKEIADAVIVNVFFGARNYARYGLKPTPVLINPVSLYFASKKGENHELLAAIDKCLDEWIKTPRSFYYRKLADYMEKCAQPVSTDRFKLPTWVALVILLPILGFILVLIKNSLSKSIKLKTIHRRLREEESKFRSYIEYSPYAVFVVDENGNYLDVNPAAESLTGYSREELLHKNLRDLIPVKSRKAAGSHFSQVSTEGKASAIFPFVKKNGEHGYWSVNAVKISPDRHLAYVSDVTDHFQVEQDLRRMKDQLESEVAKKTHELQERVLELEHFHDVTIERELRMKELRDEIKGLKKKKT